The following are encoded together in the Acidovorax sp. KKS102 genome:
- a CDS encoding gamma-glutamyltransferase family protein has product MNTPSLDWSLPYASNRSAVMGRNVVSTSQPLAAQAGLRMLLAGGNAVDAAIAAAMALTVVEPTGCGLGSDGFAIVWDGKELHGLNASGRSPAAWTPEYFEKLGGIPETGWNAVTVPGAVSAWVALSKRLGKLPFAQLAQPAIDYARNGFPVSPTIARLWALGAAKLGTQPGFAECFMPNGRVPKAGEVFRSEAHARTLELIAETEGEAFYRGVIAERIAAHAQANGGAMTMADLAAHQADWVGTIQQRFGDSVIHEIPPNGQGIAALMALGMLDAHGIGKHPLDDVETVHASIEAMKLAFADLHQYNADIDAMPVKPDALLHPDYLRSRAALIDTTRAGDPGYGAPRPGGTVYLAAADASGMMVSFIQSNYMGFGSGVVVPGTGISLQNRGHGFNLIPGHANQVAPRKRPSHTIIPAFAMHADGTPQMAFGVMGGPMQSQGHTQMALRVLRYGQNPQAAADAPRWRVTGGKGVAVEPGFDPAVVAALRARGHEVTVEEGNGVFAFGGAQLVLKNGNSYIAGSDPRKDGHAVAF; this is encoded by the coding sequence CCACTTCGCAGCCGCTGGCCGCACAGGCGGGCCTGCGCATGCTGCTGGCAGGTGGCAACGCGGTGGATGCCGCCATTGCCGCCGCCATGGCGCTCACGGTGGTGGAGCCCACGGGCTGCGGGCTGGGCAGCGACGGGTTTGCCATCGTGTGGGATGGCAAGGAGCTGCACGGCCTCAATGCTTCGGGCCGCTCGCCTGCGGCGTGGACGCCTGAATACTTCGAGAAGCTGGGCGGCATTCCAGAGACGGGCTGGAACGCCGTCACCGTGCCGGGCGCCGTGTCGGCCTGGGTGGCGCTGTCCAAGCGCCTGGGCAAGCTGCCGTTTGCGCAGCTGGCGCAGCCCGCCATCGATTACGCGCGCAATGGCTTTCCGGTGTCGCCCACCATCGCCCGCCTGTGGGCGCTGGGCGCGGCCAAGCTGGGCACGCAGCCCGGGTTTGCCGAGTGCTTCATGCCGAATGGTCGGGTGCCAAAGGCGGGTGAAGTCTTTCGCAGTGAAGCCCATGCGCGCACGCTGGAGCTGATTGCCGAAACGGAGGGCGAAGCCTTCTACCGCGGCGTGATTGCCGAACGCATCGCCGCCCATGCGCAAGCCAACGGCGGCGCGATGACGATGGCCGACCTGGCCGCGCACCAAGCCGACTGGGTGGGCACCATCCAGCAGCGGTTTGGTGACTCGGTCATTCACGAGATTCCGCCCAACGGCCAGGGCATTGCCGCGCTGATGGCGCTGGGCATGCTCGACGCACATGGCATTGGCAAGCACCCGCTGGACGACGTGGAAACCGTGCACGCCAGCATCGAGGCCATGAAGCTCGCGTTTGCCGACCTGCACCAGTACAACGCCGACATCGACGCCATGCCGGTGAAGCCGGATGCGCTGCTGCACCCCGACTACCTGCGCAGCCGCGCCGCGCTGATCGACACCACGCGCGCTGGCGACCCTGGCTACGGCGCGCCCCGCCCCGGCGGCACGGTGTACCTGGCGGCGGCCGATGCGTCCGGCATGATGGTCTCGTTCATCCAGTCCAACTACATGGGCTTTGGCTCGGGCGTGGTGGTGCCGGGCACGGGCATCAGCCTGCAGAACCGGGGCCACGGCTTCAACCTGATTCCGGGTCACGCCAACCAGGTGGCGCCGCGCAAGCGCCCCTCGCACACCATCATCCCGGCCTTTGCCATGCATGCCGATGGCACGCCGCAGATGGCCTTTGGTGTGATGGGCGGCCCCATGCAAAGCCAGGGCCACACCCAGATGGCGCTGCGCGTGCTGCGCTACGGCCAGAACCCGCAGGCCGCGGCCGATGCGCCCCGCTGGCGCGTGACGGGGGGCAAGGGCGTGGCGGTGGAGCCAGGCTTTGACCCTGCTGTGGTCGCCGCGTTGCGCGCACGCGGGCACGAGGTGACGGTGGAAGAGGGCAACGGCGTGTTCGCCTTTGGTGGCGCCCAGCTGGTGCTGAAGAACGGCAACAGCTACATCGCAGGTTCGGACCCGCGCAAGGACGGGCACGCGGTGGCGTTCTGA
- a CDS encoding 1-phosphofructokinase family hexose kinase, with protein sequence MPALITLTLNPALDLATTTDHVAPTHKLRCGPVRRFAGGGGINVARVLHRLGADVCAWALAGGAAGAQVQQLLAGEGVPTQLQRIAGDTRENFSVVETTTGQEFRFVLPGPTLQASDWQACLDALATHAPPPRWLIASGSLPPGTPDDFYAQLVRAVSAVSGQGVRVAVDTSGPPLAAALKAGVGLVKPSLRELRDLLQQPLEHAADWCTAAQSLVHSGAADTVALSVGEQGAVLATREGVWQAPALNVPATTGTTGAGDCFLAALVWALDRGDAPAEALRWGVAAGAAALLHPGTTLAQAGDVQRLVRSVPAPVAFNIQP encoded by the coding sequence ATGCCCGCACTGATCACGCTGACGCTCAACCCCGCCCTCGACCTGGCGACCACCACCGACCACGTGGCCCCCACGCACAAGCTGCGCTGCGGCCCGGTGCGTCGGTTTGCGGGCGGCGGTGGCATCAACGTGGCGCGGGTGCTGCACCGCCTGGGCGCGGATGTGTGCGCCTGGGCACTGGCGGGCGGCGCGGCGGGCGCCCAGGTGCAACAGCTGCTGGCCGGCGAGGGCGTGCCCACGCAGCTGCAGCGCATTGCGGGCGACACGCGCGAGAACTTTTCAGTGGTCGAGACCACCACGGGCCAGGAGTTTCGGTTTGTGCTGCCCGGCCCCACGCTGCAGGCCAGCGACTGGCAGGCCTGCCTGGATGCGCTGGCAACCCACGCCCCACCACCCCGCTGGCTCATTGCCAGCGGCAGCCTGCCGCCTGGCACGCCCGACGACTTCTATGCCCAGCTGGTACGCGCTGTATCCGCTGTATCCGGCCAGGGCGTGCGGGTGGCCGTTGACACCTCAGGCCCGCCGCTGGCGGCGGCATTGAAAGCCGGGGTGGGGCTGGTCAAACCCAGCCTGCGCGAGCTGCGCGACCTGTTGCAGCAGCCGCTGGAGCACGCCGCCGACTGGTGCACGGCCGCCCAGTCGCTTGTGCACAGCGGCGCGGCCGACACCGTGGCCCTGTCGGTGGGCGAACAAGGCGCGGTGCTGGCCACGCGGGAGGGCGTATGGCAAGCCCCCGCCCTCAACGTGCCCGCCACCACCGGCACCACGGGCGCGGGCGACTGCTTTCTCGCCGCGCTGGTCTGGGCGCTGGACCGGGGCGATGCGCCTGCCGAGGCGCTGCGCTGGGGCGTGGCCGCAGGCGCCGCCGCGCTGCTGCACCCGGGCACCACCCTGGCACAGGCTGGTGATGTGCAGCGGCTGGTGCGCAGCGTGCCCGCACCAGTGGCATTCAACATCCAGCCATAG
- a CDS encoding HD-GYP domain-containing protein has product MLKRIHIQHLTLGMYLHEFCGSWMDHPFWRAKFLLKDPKDLARIQATAIQEIWIDTDKGLDVAAGTASMSREEVDAQIETDFSRLEELPPVKVKLPSPPPPPKRDRKPVDMHSELKMAAAICVKSKEAVVSMFNEARMGRAVDSAGAQSLVEEISDSVTRNPGALISLARLKTADDYTYMHSVAVCALMVALAKQLKLKEDQQRLAGMAGLLHDLGKAAIPLAVLNKPGKLTDQEFTVVRSHPVEGFHMLKEGGNVPDAVLDACLHHHEKVDGSGYPDKLAGEGISVIARMTAICDVYDAITSDRPYKRGWDPAESLRRMAEWTRDHFDARIFQAFVKSIGIYPVGSLVRLTSGRIGIVTEQSPTALTTPIVKVFFSTKSDLRIPPEVVNLAAPDCNEKIVAREDPERWRFPDLDELWSGFSDKVW; this is encoded by the coding sequence ATGCTCAAGCGCATCCACATCCAACACCTCACCCTGGGCATGTACCTGCACGAGTTTTGTGGCTCGTGGATGGATCACCCCTTCTGGCGGGCCAAGTTCCTGCTCAAGGACCCCAAGGACCTCGCCCGCATCCAGGCCACGGCCATCCAGGAAATCTGGATCGATACCGACAAAGGCCTGGACGTGGCAGCAGGCACCGCATCGATGTCCCGCGAAGAGGTGGATGCGCAGATCGAAACCGACTTCAGCCGCCTGGAAGAGCTGCCCCCGGTCAAGGTCAAGCTGCCGTCGCCCCCCCCGCCCCCCAAGCGCGACCGCAAACCGGTCGACATGCACAGCGAACTCAAGATGGCCGCCGCCATCTGCGTGAAATCCAAAGAAGCCGTGGTGTCCATGTTCAACGAGGCCCGCATGGGCCGGGCGGTGGATTCTGCGGGCGCCCAAAGCCTGGTGGAGGAGATTTCGGACTCCGTTACCCGCAACCCCGGCGCGCTCATCAGCCTGGCGCGGCTGAAGACGGCCGACGACTACACCTACATGCACTCGGTGGCCGTGTGCGCGCTCATGGTGGCGCTGGCCAAGCAGCTCAAGCTCAAGGAAGACCAGCAGCGGCTCGCCGGCATGGCGGGCCTGCTGCACGACCTGGGCAAAGCGGCCATTCCGCTGGCCGTGCTCAACAAGCCCGGCAAGCTCACCGACCAGGAGTTCACCGTGGTGCGCAGCCACCCGGTGGAGGGCTTTCACATGCTCAAGGAGGGTGGCAACGTGCCCGATGCGGTGCTGGACGCCTGCCTGCACCACCACGAAAAGGTGGACGGATCGGGCTACCCCGACAAGCTGGCGGGCGAAGGCATCAGCGTGATCGCCCGCATGACCGCCATCTGCGACGTGTACGACGCCATCACCTCCGACCGGCCCTACAAGCGCGGCTGGGACCCGGCCGAATCGCTGCGCCGCATGGCCGAGTGGACCAGGGACCACTTTGACGCACGCATCTTTCAGGCGTTTGTCAAAAGCATCGGCATCTACCCCGTGGGCTCGCTGGTGCGGCTGACCTCGGGCCGCATCGGGATCGTGACGGAACAATCGCCCACCGCGCTCACCACTCCCATCGTCAAGGTGTTCTTCTCCACCAAGTCCGACCTGCGCATTCCGCCCGAGGTGGTGAACCTGGCTGCCCCGGACTGCAACGAGAAGATCGTGGCACGCGAAGACCCCGAGAGGTGGCGCTTTCCCGACCTGGACGAGCTGTGGTCCGGCTTCTCCGACAAGGTCTGGTAG
- a CDS encoding DMT family transporter: MSPPGPALSTSPAARRRAALAGIALAVMACAFFALLDTASKLVSVGVPIVMALWMRYVFQSLLTTAFVLQRAGRSALRTTQPRFQALRGALFAMTSLFGFISLTTLPLAEFTAIVATVPLCVTVVAALWLHQPVSVVRWLLVVTGLAGTLAIIRPGGEAFTWALLWPLCMLAAGTGYQVLSSKMAGQESPATTQLYTSWIATALVSLGVPFFWQPVSDPWLWAGMFTMGLSSAVGHMLLLNAYARTTPVTIAPFLYSQIGFAMLAGWLVYRHVPDAWSMAGIAAIVLSGAASAWLTVRETR; encoded by the coding sequence GTGAGCCCCCCAGGCCCTGCGTTGTCGACCAGCCCTGCGGCCCGCCGGCGTGCGGCGCTGGCAGGCATCGCGCTGGCCGTGATGGCCTGCGCGTTCTTTGCCTTGCTGGACACCGCGAGCAAGCTGGTCAGCGTGGGCGTGCCCATCGTCATGGCGCTGTGGATGCGCTACGTGTTCCAGTCGCTGCTGACCACGGCCTTTGTGCTGCAGCGCGCGGGGCGCTCGGCGCTGCGCACCACACAGCCCCGCTTCCAGGCCCTGCGGGGCGCGCTGTTCGCCATGACCAGCCTGTTCGGCTTCATCAGCCTCACGACCCTGCCGCTGGCGGAGTTCACGGCCATCGTGGCGACGGTGCCCTTATGTGTGACGGTGGTGGCGGCGCTGTGGCTGCACCAGCCCGTCAGCGTGGTGCGCTGGCTGCTGGTGGTAACTGGGCTGGCGGGCACGCTCGCCATCATCCGGCCCGGAGGCGAAGCCTTCACCTGGGCGCTGCTGTGGCCGCTGTGCATGCTGGCTGCAGGCACGGGCTACCAGGTGCTGAGCAGCAAGATGGCGGGCCAGGAGAGCCCCGCCACCACGCAGCTCTACACCAGCTGGATCGCCACCGCGCTGGTGTCGCTGGGCGTGCCGTTCTTCTGGCAGCCGGTGAGCGACCCGTGGCTGTGGGCCGGCATGTTCACCATGGGCCTGTCGAGCGCGGTGGGACACATGCTGCTGCTCAACGCCTATGCACGCACCACGCCGGTGACGATTGCGCCGTTTCTGTATTCGCAGATCGGGTTTGCCATGCTGGCGGGCTGGCTGGTGTACCGCCATGTGCCCGATGCGTGGTCCATGGCGGGTATTGCGGCCATTGTGCTCAGCGGTGCGGCCAGCGCGTGGCTGACCGTGCGCGAGACACGTTAA
- the recG gene encoding ATP-dependent DNA helicase RecG, which translates to MPAAAPAPAKAPARTAAPAARGQGAASVAQKALQKLGLRRDIDLALHLPLRYEDETRITPLANARDGQTVQIEATVTACEVQLRPRRQLLVQVEDDTGSCELRFFSFYPSHQKTLAVGNRLRIRGEVKGGFWGRQMLHPAFRLAGGELPAALTPVYPTTAGLPQPYLRRAVVSALTRVDLSDTLPPGAEPPWARFYGQNGLHRAFSLREALTFLHHPTPDVALSTLEDHSHPAWQRLKAEELLAQQLSQQQSRRERDMLRAPVLRPRPGAEGALPLHEQLMAVLPFDLTAAQRRVGEEIAADLARQVPMHRLLQGDVGSGKTVVSALAACLAMDAGWQCALMAPTEILAEQHFAKMIGWLEPLLAQHGRKVAWLVGGQKKKDRTAMLALVASGEAALVVGTHAVIQEQVQFKNLALAIIDEQHRFGVAQRLALRQKLAAHGMEPHMLMMSATPIPRTLAMSYYADLDVSVIDELPPGRTPIVTKLIADSRKDEVIERIGAQVEAGRQVYWVCPLIEESEALDLSNATATHADLSEALPGVMVGLLHSRMPTAEKKAVMALFTSGQMGVLVSTTVIEVGVDVPNASLMVIEHAERFGLSQLHQLRGRVGRGAAASACVLLYATNDSGRVGETAKERLRAMAETNDGFEIARRDLEIRGPGEFLGARQSGDALLRFADLATDTHLLEWARELAPQMLDRYPDLAAKHVARWLGGKSDYLKA; encoded by the coding sequence ATGCCCGCTGCCGCCCCAGCCCCCGCCAAAGCCCCTGCACGCACCGCCGCCCCGGCAGCGCGGGGCCAGGGCGCGGCCTCGGTCGCGCAGAAGGCGTTGCAAAAGCTGGGCCTGCGCCGCGACATTGACCTGGCCCTGCACCTGCCCCTGCGCTACGAGGACGAAACCCGCATCACCCCGTTGGCCAACGCGCGGGACGGGCAGACGGTGCAGATCGAGGCCACAGTCACGGCCTGCGAGGTGCAACTGCGCCCCCGCCGCCAGTTGCTGGTGCAGGTGGAGGACGACACCGGCAGTTGCGAGCTGCGCTTCTTCAGCTTTTACCCGTCGCACCAGAAGACCCTGGCCGTGGGAAACCGGCTGCGCATCCGGGGCGAGGTCAAGGGTGGCTTCTGGGGGCGGCAGATGCTGCACCCCGCATTTCGCCTGGCCGGGGGGGAACTGCCCGCCGCGCTCACGCCTGTGTACCCCACCACCGCCGGGCTGCCCCAGCCTTACCTGCGCCGCGCCGTGGTCAGTGCCCTGACCCGGGTGGACTTGTCGGACACGCTGCCGCCGGGTGCAGAGCCGCCCTGGGCGCGGTTTTATGGTCAAAATGGCCTGCATCGCGCATTCAGCTTGCGCGAGGCGCTCACATTTTTGCACCACCCCACACCCGACGTGGCGCTGTCCACGCTGGAGGACCACAGCCACCCCGCCTGGCAGCGCCTGAAGGCTGAAGAACTGCTGGCCCAGCAGTTGTCCCAACAGCAATCGCGGCGCGAACGCGACATGCTGCGTGCACCTGTGCTGCGGCCCCGGCCCGGTGCGGAGGGCGCCTTGCCCTTGCACGAACAGCTGATGGCCGTGCTGCCGTTCGACCTGACGGCCGCCCAGCGCCGGGTGGGGGAAGAGATCGCCGCCGATCTGGCCCGCCAGGTGCCCATGCACCGCCTGCTGCAGGGCGATGTGGGATCGGGCAAGACCGTGGTGTCGGCCCTGGCCGCCTGCCTGGCCATGGATGCGGGCTGGCAATGTGCGCTGATGGCACCCACCGAAATCCTGGCCGAGCAGCACTTCGCCAAGATGATCGGCTGGCTGGAGCCGCTGCTGGCGCAGCACGGCCGCAAGGTGGCCTGGCTGGTGGGCGGGCAAAAAAAGAAGGACCGCACCGCCATGCTGGCCCTGGTGGCCAGCGGTGAGGCCGCGCTGGTGGTGGGCACGCACGCCGTGATCCAGGAACAGGTGCAGTTCAAGAACCTGGCGCTGGCCATCATCGACGAGCAGCACCGCTTTGGCGTGGCGCAGCGGCTGGCCTTGCGACAAAAGCTCGCAGCCCATGGCATGGAGCCGCACATGCTGATGATGAGCGCCACGCCCATCCCGCGCACCCTGGCGATGAGCTACTACGCCGACCTCGATGTGTCCGTCATCGACGAGCTGCCCCCCGGCCGCACCCCCATCGTCACCAAGCTGATCGCCGACAGCCGCAAGGACGAGGTGATCGAGCGCATCGGCGCGCAGGTGGAGGCCGGGCGGCAGGTGTACTGGGTCTGCCCGCTGATCGAAGAGAGCGAGGCGCTGGACCTCTCCAACGCCACCGCCACGCACGCCGACCTGAGCGAGGCGCTGCCCGGCGTGATGGTCGGCCTGCTGCACTCGCGCATGCCCACGGCCGAGAAGAAGGCCGTGATGGCGCTGTTCACCAGCGGCCAGATGGGCGTGCTGGTCAGCACCACCGTGATCGAAGTGGGGGTGGATGTGCCCAACGCATCGCTCATGGTCATCGAGCATGCCGAGCGTTTTGGCCTCTCCCAGCTGCACCAGCTGCGCGGCCGGGTGGGGCGCGGCGCGGCGGCATCGGCCTGTGTGCTGCTGTACGCCACCAACGACAGCGGCCGCGTGGGCGAAACGGCTAAAGAGCGCCTGCGCGCCATGGCCGAGACCAACGACGGCTTCGAGATCGCCCGGCGCGACCTGGAAATCCGCGGCCCCGGCGAGTTTCTGGGCGCGCGCCAGTCGGGCGATGCGCTGCTGCGTTTTGCCGACCTGGCCACCGACACCCATCTGCTGGAATGGGCGCGCGAACTGGCGCCGCAGATGCTGGACCGGTATCCTGACCTGGCCGCCAAACACGTGGCGCGCTGGTTGGGTGGAAAATCGGACTATCTCAAGGCATGA
- the queA gene encoding tRNA preQ1(34) S-adenosylmethionine ribosyltransferase-isomerase QueA, producing the protein MTDLSSGAASAPHAPRVFTLSDFDFSLPPELIAQHPAPERSASRLLDGRAMQPVDRIFRELPGLLREGDLLVFNDTRVVKARIFGEKASGGKLELLIERVLPAEAGNPGNEVVAHMKVSKKPLPGSVVHMAGGRQAGGFDAQLLGRWPTEDGPLFRFALHGPAGESPWELMDRHGHIPLPPYIERHQNSDHDPDEAEDSQRYQTVFASKPGAVAAPTAALHFDEGVLADLAARGIERASVTLHVGAGTFQPCKTENLAEHQMHSEWYEIPLATLAALERCRQRGGRVVAVGTTTVRTLESWAKTGQASGDTNIFITPGFAFQVVDVLITNFHLPKSTLMMLVSAFAGYAHIMGLYRHAIAQQYRFFSYGDAMLLERARSTP; encoded by the coding sequence ATGACTGATCTTTCCTCCGGCGCAGCCAGCGCGCCCCACGCTCCCCGCGTGTTCACCCTCAGCGACTTCGACTTTTCGCTGCCCCCCGAACTCATTGCCCAGCACCCCGCGCCCGAGCGCAGCGCATCGCGCCTGCTCGACGGCCGCGCCATGCAGCCGGTGGACCGCATCTTTCGCGAGCTGCCCGGCCTGCTGCGCGAAGGCGATTTGCTGGTCTTCAACGACACGCGCGTGGTCAAGGCGCGCATCTTTGGCGAGAAGGCCAGTGGCGGCAAGCTGGAGTTGCTGATCGAGCGCGTGCTGCCCGCCGAGGCGGGCAACCCGGGTAACGAAGTCGTGGCCCACATGAAGGTCAGCAAGAAACCCCTGCCCGGCAGCGTGGTGCACATGGCCGGTGGCCGCCAGGCCGGTGGCTTTGACGCCCAGCTGCTGGGCCGCTGGCCCACTGAAGACGGTCCGCTGTTCCGCTTTGCGCTGCACGGCCCGGCGGGCGAATCGCCCTGGGAGCTGATGGACCGCCACGGCCACATCCCGCTGCCGCCCTACATCGAGCGCCACCAGAACAGCGACCACGACCCCGACGAGGCCGAAGACAGCCAGCGCTACCAGACCGTGTTTGCCAGCAAGCCCGGTGCCGTGGCCGCCCCCACCGCCGCGCTGCACTTTGACGAAGGCGTGCTGGCCGACTTGGCTGCGCGCGGCATCGAGCGCGCCAGCGTCACGCTGCATGTGGGCGCAGGCACCTTCCAGCCCTGCAAGACCGAGAACCTGGCCGAACACCAGATGCACAGCGAGTGGTACGAGATTCCGTTGGCCACGCTGGCCGCGCTGGAGCGCTGCCGCCAGCGCGGCGGCCGCGTGGTGGCCGTGGGCACCACCACCGTGCGTACGCTGGAGTCGTGGGCGAAGACCGGTCAGGCCTCGGGCGACACCAACATCTTCATCACGCCGGGCTTTGCGTTCCAGGTGGTGGATGTGCTCATCACCAACTTCCACCTGCCCAAGAGCACGCTGATGATGCTGGTGAGCGCGTTTGCGGGCTACGCCCACATCATGGGCCTGTACCGGCACGCGATTGCGCAGCAGTACCGCTTCTTCAGCTATGGCGACGCGATGCTGCTGGAACGCGCACGCAGCACGCCGTGA